A genomic segment from Candidatus Brocadia sinica JPN1 encodes:
- the lptC gene encoding LPS export ABC transporter periplasmic protein LptC, translating into MTIRRYILIGIPVACILSVIGSLVISKPKKEIGNQKEIPSPQKQVRNISTITGTDTVTQTVQGLTMPNYDEQGKEVVIMRGENTILLNDNVYKIIAPEIEVLDSTRPESETYSFLITSNTGEMNKTSDEGYLSDNVVVHIDPETQLNTDYLRYLPEKKFVYTDDPVAINGKGVKIVGQGCEIDLINKKMWIKKDAEMEMDGVKNDLFFLSQDSAQQTAQNQSDENGTREMPFEKTFIRSSGQLIFDRHPDANIMTFNDNVEIKKGSSTVFSDKLVVFLDPETKKTKQAIASGNVLASQGTKIAKGSFLTWDVNTQSAILEDAQKAEFVEDNLNIDAQKMIFYKDMGKIDVPSSGSLKATMKEKEGKKKAFAETGNDDKNIRVKWDGKMNFLDDTREANFEKNVEVRKENSTLSCDNLKVTFNDHDYNLQTLKATEKIHILDKKGNLFKEAVGDQATWDVKNKVTILRGQPFALLREGNKRQILAPRVLFYEDGRKVLCEGKGSLYEKGEEKLFNENTEETDIKVNWAKKMIYYDALKKTSFYEVVEVTRGGQKLNGDQIDAYLGRDNKITKIIATGNVYFFSKSLSGSEGLGSLFTWDLVKNVAILTGNPNAELRKEGSRTFSEKVYFDMAKNRVTWEGRPHWQLISKETKSSEK; encoded by the coding sequence CTATAACTGGTACAGACACAGTAACGCAAACAGTACAGGGTCTGACTATGCCAAATTACGACGAGCAGGGGAAAGAGGTTGTAATTATGCGTGGAGAAAATACCATCCTTCTGAATGATAATGTCTATAAAATCATTGCTCCGGAAATTGAAGTCCTGGATTCTACAAGGCCTGAAAGTGAAACGTATTCTTTTTTGATCACATCCAACACGGGGGAGATGAATAAGACCTCTGATGAAGGTTATCTCTCCGATAATGTGGTTGTTCATATCGATCCGGAAACCCAGCTCAATACCGACTATTTGAGATACTTACCCGAGAAAAAGTTTGTATATACCGACGACCCTGTTGCCATCAATGGGAAGGGTGTAAAAATAGTAGGACAGGGCTGTGAAATAGATCTTATTAATAAGAAGATGTGGATCAAAAAAGACGCGGAGATGGAAATGGATGGTGTTAAAAACGACCTCTTTTTTCTGTCACAGGACAGCGCCCAGCAAACTGCGCAGAATCAGTCAGATGAAAATGGTACAAGAGAAATGCCATTCGAAAAAACCTTTATCCGCTCGAGCGGACAACTTATTTTTGATAGACACCCCGATGCAAATATTATGACGTTTAACGACAATGTTGAGATTAAAAAGGGTAGTTCGACGGTTTTTTCCGACAAGCTGGTCGTTTTTCTTGACCCGGAAACAAAGAAAACAAAACAGGCCATCGCCAGCGGGAATGTACTCGCATCGCAAGGAACAAAAATTGCCAAGGGAAGTTTTTTGACCTGGGATGTCAATACTCAAAGCGCAATTCTGGAAGACGCGCAGAAGGCAGAATTTGTCGAAGATAATCTGAATATTGACGCGCAGAAAATGATTTTCTATAAGGATATGGGTAAAATAGACGTTCCGAGTTCCGGTAGCTTAAAAGCTACGATGAAAGAAAAAGAGGGTAAAAAAAAGGCGTTTGCGGAAACAGGGAATGACGACAAAAATATTCGTGTGAAATGGGATGGGAAAATGAATTTTTTGGATGATACACGAGAGGCAAATTTTGAAAAGAATGTTGAGGTAAGGAAGGAAAATTCAACCTTATCATGTGATAATCTTAAAGTAACGTTTAACGATCATGATTATAACCTGCAGACTTTGAAGGCTACAGAAAAAATACACATCCTTGACAAGAAGGGCAACTTATTCAAAGAGGCCGTTGGAGATCAGGCCACCTGGGATGTAAAAAATAAGGTCACCATCTTACGGGGGCAACCCTTTGCTTTGTTGAGAGAAGGAAACAAAAGACAAATTCTTGCCCCCAGGGTTTTGTTTTATGAGGATGGAAGGAAAGTGTTGTGTGAGGGCAAGGGAAGTTTGTATGAAAAGGGGGAAGAAAAACTTTTTAACGAAAATACTGAGGAAACAGATATAAAAGTGAACTGGGCTAAAAAAATGATCTATTATGACGCATTAAAAAAAACGAGCTTTTATGAAGTGGTGGAGGTTACGAGAGGTGGGCAAAAGTTGAACGGCGACCAGATCGATGCTTATCTGGGCCGTGACAATAAGATAACGAAAATCATTGCCACAGGCAATGTCTATTTTTTTAGCAAGAGTTTGAGTGGCAGTGAAGGGTTAGGGTCACTCTTCACCTGGGATTTAGTAAAAAATGTAGCTATACTGACAGGCAATCCAAATGCGGAATTACGAAAGGAAGGCTCACGAACATTTTCAGAAAAGGTATATTTTGATATGGCTAAAAACCGGGTTACCTGGGAAGGCAGACCACACTGGCAACTCATCAGCAAAGAAACAAAAAGTTCGGAGAAATAA
- a CDS encoding HEAT repeat domain-containing protein: protein MRYIPIAISFLLTFPVVSVFAQDTRQVEIFARHGVLEDVPENTFAALERVAELGIDGIEIDIRQTKDNQLILMCDETIDRTTDGKGRVDQLLYAEIQQYDAGLWRGIAFRKERVPLLSDVLKFCKVNDLKLILNAKQACLEKQVLDLVNKFGMSSQVYLWGTLRNLNTEDAESYGKELVFVSPEEMAEEKINLIHEEKKYAFSVILENDDRKTIKECVKRGADVILVDYPCVAMDILNMKSQINVKGRPGKREISGSRQDANNNAGYLQGQVKNLVKTMEGADSDKAKTAAMALMVLPQRYTAPPLLKLLEDKKPQVKQNAAWALGFCGDDSIAAYVQDLLKDKNTAVRREAVLALKRLGAKQSVPALAEALKTETDPDVKYDIARAFGTLGDQSTVFTLSTLLTKEKSWYVKSGCVEALGHIGSDKAMNILAKILVTDAGEDAIWARTKAAWALAAIGEKSIPLLTAALNDNEEVTRRRAGWALVKIGSPSTKALIASLREINKYARERAAQILGWIGDERAVTSLIWALKDKEPSVVGSAAWALGRIGNPKALSALHGLINNNNEDVRANAVEAVERIVAKTEKTAYYTEPAQKP from the coding sequence ATGCGTTATATTCCAATCGCGATTTCTTTTTTATTAACCTTCCCGGTGGTATCGGTTTTTGCACAGGATACCAGGCAGGTTGAAATCTTTGCGCGTCATGGCGTATTAGAGGATGTGCCGGAAAATACGTTTGCAGCATTAGAAAGGGTTGCCGAGTTAGGTATCGATGGGATTGAAATTGATATTCGGCAAACAAAAGATAATCAGCTTATATTGATGTGCGATGAAACGATCGATAGAACAACCGATGGGAAAGGGCGCGTTGATCAGTTGCTATATGCCGAGATACAACAATATGATGCCGGTTTGTGGCGTGGCATTGCGTTCAGGAAAGAACGGGTGCCCCTGCTTTCCGATGTCCTGAAATTTTGTAAAGTTAACGATCTCAAATTGATCCTGAATGCCAAACAAGCTTGTTTGGAAAAACAAGTGTTGGATCTTGTCAATAAGTTTGGGATGTCTTCGCAGGTATATTTATGGGGGACGCTGAGAAATCTTAACACGGAAGATGCAGAATCCTATGGGAAAGAACTCGTTTTTGTATCGCCGGAGGAAATGGCTGAAGAAAAAATTAATCTGATACACGAGGAAAAGAAATACGCATTTTCGGTTATACTCGAAAATGATGACAGAAAGACCATAAAGGAATGTGTCAAGAGAGGGGCGGATGTTATCCTGGTAGATTATCCCTGTGTTGCCATGGATATCCTGAATATGAAAAGCCAGATAAATGTTAAGGGAAGGCCAGGAAAAAGAGAGATTTCCGGTTCACGGCAAGACGCAAACAACAATGCTGGGTATCTTCAGGGGCAAGTAAAAAATCTGGTAAAAACAATGGAGGGCGCTGACTCTGATAAAGCAAAGACTGCTGCGATGGCGCTGATGGTGTTGCCGCAGAGGTACACGGCGCCCCCTCTTTTAAAACTTCTCGAAGATAAAAAACCACAGGTAAAACAAAACGCTGCCTGGGCGCTCGGATTTTGCGGTGATGATAGTATTGCGGCATACGTACAAGATCTTCTCAAAGACAAAAACACTGCGGTACGCAGAGAAGCGGTTCTTGCACTAAAGCGACTAGGCGCCAAACAATCGGTTCCGGCGCTTGCAGAAGCATTAAAGACCGAAACCGATCCGGATGTAAAATATGATATAGCGCGGGCTTTCGGAACACTTGGAGACCAAAGTACTGTTTTCACATTAAGTACTCTGCTTACGAAAGAAAAAAGCTGGTATGTGAAAAGTGGCTGTGTGGAGGCATTGGGGCACATTGGCAGCGATAAGGCTATGAATATCCTGGCGAAGATTTTGGTTACTGATGCCGGGGAAGACGCTATATGGGCACGAACAAAGGCTGCATGGGCATTGGCTGCGATTGGGGAAAAATCCATTCCTTTGTTGACAGCTGCGCTGAACGACAATGAGGAAGTGACGAGACGCAGGGCGGGATGGGCGCTGGTAAAGATTGGTAGTCCTTCAACAAAGGCGTTAATTGCCTCATTGCGTGAAATTAACAAGTATGCAAGGGAACGTGCAGCACAAATCCTTGGTTGGATTGGCGACGAAAGAGCGGTTACTTCACTCATATGGGCGCTCAAGGATAAAGAACCGTCTGTTGTGGGTTCTGCAGCCTGGGCATTGGGCAGGATTGGCAATCCCAAAGCGCTTTCCGCGCTCCATGGTCTGATCAATAATAATAACGAAGATGTCAGAGCGAATGCGGTTGAGGCTGTGGAAAGAATCGTGGCAAAAACAGAAAAAACGGCCTATTATACAGAACCTGCACAAAAACCATAA
- the cobA gene encoding uroporphyrinogen-III C-methyltransferase — protein sequence MKRSLVYLVGAGPGDPRLITVKGLECIKKADVIIYDYLVNIDLLKAARPDAEFIYVGKQGGAHTLEQDEINQLLVKKALEDKIVTRLKGGDPYVFGRGGEEALVLHENRVPFEVVPGITAAIATPNYAGIPVTHRDFTSTFGLITGHEDPTKDESSIDWAKISTGIGTLAFYMGIKNLPYITGQLMKHGRSKDTPVAVIRWGTTPQQKTVVGTLDTIVQKAKDIRPPAITIVGEVVKLREQLNWFETKPLFGKTIVVTRSREQASEFADQLYEHGAQVIEFPTIEITKPDAVQPLDEAINSIQSYDWLVFTSINGADAFFQRLFELGKDIRDLKGIKVCAIGPATEGGIEKYHIKVDCRPPKFVAESVVEELKKITGIKGEKFLLPRADIARSFLPEELQKLGGEVTDLVAYKTIMAQPRNINLVDKIKNGEIHIITFTSSSTVRNFAQIVGEKNIAALNGHVQFASIGPITTQTAEDVGLRVTIRADEYTIPGLVSAILKSVTSATIQNSYKSL from the coding sequence ATGAAACGCAGCCTTGTATATCTTGTGGGTGCAGGTCCGGGTGACCCACGACTTATTACCGTAAAAGGCCTGGAATGTATAAAAAAAGCTGATGTAATCATATATGATTATCTGGTAAACATAGACCTCCTCAAAGCCGCCAGGCCTGATGCAGAATTTATCTATGTCGGCAAACAGGGAGGCGCGCACACCCTCGAACAAGACGAGATTAATCAATTGCTTGTGAAAAAGGCGCTGGAAGACAAAATAGTTACCCGGCTAAAAGGTGGCGATCCGTACGTCTTCGGACGCGGTGGAGAAGAGGCGCTGGTGCTCCATGAAAACCGCGTGCCTTTTGAGGTAGTTCCTGGCATTACTGCGGCCATCGCGACTCCTAATTATGCAGGTATCCCTGTTACCCATCGTGACTTTACCTCCACTTTTGGACTAATCACCGGGCACGAAGACCCCACAAAAGACGAAAGCTCAATCGATTGGGCAAAGATAAGCACCGGAATCGGTACACTCGCATTTTATATGGGGATCAAAAACCTTCCGTATATTACCGGACAGCTCATGAAACACGGCCGTTCCAAAGATACCCCTGTTGCCGTGATTCGATGGGGGACCACGCCACAGCAAAAGACGGTGGTGGGAACGCTGGATACAATTGTACAAAAAGCCAAGGATATCCGCCCGCCTGCAATTACCATAGTTGGTGAAGTAGTAAAACTGCGGGAACAACTCAACTGGTTTGAGACCAAGCCGTTATTCGGAAAGACGATCGTCGTGACACGTTCGAGGGAGCAGGCGAGTGAATTTGCAGATCAATTATACGAACATGGCGCGCAGGTCATCGAATTTCCTACCATTGAGATTACAAAACCTGATGCTGTTCAACCCCTGGATGAAGCTATAAACAGCATCCAATCCTATGATTGGCTTGTTTTTACGAGTATCAATGGTGCCGATGCTTTTTTTCAGCGGCTGTTCGAACTGGGAAAGGATATTCGTGATCTTAAAGGCATTAAGGTTTGTGCTATTGGGCCGGCAACAGAAGGTGGTATTGAAAAGTACCATATAAAGGTCGATTGCAGACCGCCGAAGTTTGTTGCGGAGTCTGTGGTAGAGGAATTAAAGAAAATAACGGGTATAAAGGGCGAAAAATTCCTGTTGCCTAGGGCAGATATTGCCAGAAGCTTTCTCCCCGAAGAGCTTCAAAAGTTAGGGGGAGAGGTGACCGATTTAGTAGCTTACAAGACCATCATGGCACAACCGAGGAATATCAATCTTGTTGACAAGATTAAAAACGGAGAAATTCATATTATCACGTTTACCAGCTCCTCGACCGTCAGGAATTTTGCGCAAATTGTCGGTGAGAAAAACATTGCTGCGTTGAATGGGCACGTGCAGTTTGCCAGCATTGGCCCAATTACCACACAAACAGCGGAGGATGTGGGACTTCGCGTTACGATCCGGGCTGATGAATATACCATTCCCGGATTAGTCAGCGCTATCCTGAAAAGCGTCACTTCCGCTACCATCCAAAACAGCTATAAATCATTATGA
- a CDS encoding ion transporter: protein MIEEVKDRIFAVLDGSSNDNLFNRIFHLSIMALISLNVLAVVLETVESLSSQYVIFFKTFEVFSVSVFTLEYLFRMWTCTVDTRFHGAINGRIRFAVTPFALVDLMAVLPFYVPMFLPLDLRFIRALRLFRLFRILKMGRYSESLRMLGNVLREKKEELLITIFGVLILLVITSSLMYFIENEAQPDAFSSIPAAMWWGVATLTTVGYGDVYPVTPLGKFLGAIIALLGIGTLAVPAGILTSGFAEKIQRKYRKSTICPHCRKEIDEPKEKLPGSKQIGW, encoded by the coding sequence ATGATTGAAGAAGTAAAAGACAGGATATTTGCTGTTTTAGATGGATCATCAAACGATAATTTATTTAACAGGATATTCCATCTTTCCATTATGGCATTGATTTCCCTTAACGTCCTTGCCGTTGTTTTGGAAACAGTAGAAAGTCTTTCATCTCAATACGTGATTTTTTTTAAAACATTTGAGGTGTTTTCAGTGTCAGTGTTCACTCTCGAATACCTTTTCCGAATGTGGACTTGTACTGTGGACACCCGGTTTCATGGCGCTATTAACGGGAGAATCAGATTTGCGGTGACACCTTTTGCCCTTGTGGATTTGATGGCGGTTTTGCCATTCTACGTACCGATGTTTCTTCCCCTCGATTTGAGATTTATAAGGGCATTACGGCTTTTTCGTTTGTTTCGCATCCTGAAAATGGGAAGATATTCTGAGTCTTTGAGAATGCTGGGAAATGTGCTGAGAGAAAAGAAGGAAGAGCTGCTAATTACGATATTTGGGGTACTGATTCTGCTGGTGATTACCTCGAGCCTGATGTACTTTATTGAAAATGAGGCACAGCCGGATGCCTTTTCGAGTATCCCGGCGGCAATGTGGTGGGGGGTGGCTACCTTAACCACGGTTGGCTATGGAGACGTTTATCCCGTAACTCCTCTGGGAAAGTTTTTGGGGGCGATAATTGCTCTCCTGGGGATTGGAACACTTGCAGTTCCAGCAGGGATACTTACTTCCGGTTTTGCTGAGAAAATTCAAAGAAAGTATAGAAAAAGCACCATATGCCCGCATTGCAGAAAAGAGATTGATGAACCGAAGGAAAAGTTGCCTGGCAGCAAACAAATAGGATGGTAG
- a CDS encoding glycosyltransferase family 2 protein, which yields MSKVSVIIPTHNRSELLYSAITSVLNQTFQDFEIIVVDDCSGDNTPEIVSKLNNKRIKYIRNEINKGEAEARNTGIMNSDSEYIAFLDDDDEWLPEKLTLQVDLLKNSPTRVGVVYSGYVEVDLTSQKILKKRRPSKKGDIYKFLLIKNYVGVPSTVMIRRICFERIGLFDKMIPYPTDYDLWIRISKEFYFEYIEKPLVKYHIHKNNISANAKTRIRGIELMLERYSNIFSSNRKAYSQYHIRLGVLYCSSENTKKGRKCFLSAMRIYPAEIRSFFLLLLSFLGTNNFRRLQNFMKRF from the coding sequence GTGTCTAAAGTTAGTGTAATTATTCCTACCCATAATCGTTCAGAGCTTCTGTACTCTGCAATTACAAGTGTTTTAAATCAAACATTTCAGGATTTTGAGATAATCGTGGTAGATGATTGTTCCGGGGATAATACCCCGGAGATTGTGAGTAAACTGAATAACAAGAGAATAAAATATATACGTAACGAAATAAACAAAGGCGAAGCAGAGGCTAGGAATACCGGAATAATGAATTCCGATTCTGAATATATTGCATTTTTAGATGATGATGATGAATGGCTGCCAGAGAAATTGACATTACAGGTTGATTTATTAAAAAATAGCCCAACAAGGGTTGGTGTGGTGTATAGTGGCTATGTTGAAGTAGACTTAACAAGTCAGAAAATATTAAAAAAAAGGCGTCCTTCCAAAAAAGGCGATATTTATAAGTTTCTTCTTATCAAAAACTATGTTGGAGTGCCATCGACAGTTATGATACGGAGGATATGCTTTGAAAGAATAGGGTTGTTTGATAAAATGATACCCTACCCGACAGATTATGATCTGTGGATTCGCATTTCGAAAGAATTTTACTTTGAATATATTGAAAAACCCCTGGTAAAGTACCATATTCACAAAAACAATATTTCCGCTAATGCTAAGACAAGAATAAGGGGAATTGAATTAATGTTGGAAAGATACAGCAACATCTTTTCTTCTAATCGTAAAGCTTACAGTCAATATCATATTCGTCTTGGTGTGCTTTATTGCAGTAGTGAAAATACAAAGAAGGGCCGGAAATGTTTTTTATCAGCGATGAGAATCTATCCGGCAGAAATACGATCCTTTTTTCTCCTCTTGTTGTCCTTTTTGGGAACAAACAATTTTCGGAGATTGCAAAATTTCATGAAAAGGTTCTGA